Proteins encoded in a region of the Limanda limanda chromosome 17, fLimLim1.1, whole genome shotgun sequence genome:
- the tlcd4b gene encoding TLC domain-containing protein 4-B, producing the protein MMETRELTVVAGSFVSFQLLFSVVSPLLSSAIAPGYGRLPHTKLTEWNSRLVSTVHALVVGLLCLYILWFDDDVNANPVWGEPGLVKLNVAITCGYLLYDLVLLACNWRTMGDKFFVCHHLAALYAYGYVLSRGVLPYFANFRLLSELSTPFVNQRWFFEALKFPRGHLMVVSNGVAMAVVFFLVRIAVMPSYWFSVFATFGTEEFDRLGLGAQVAWITSCIALDILNTIWMYKITKGCYKVLMRRIGGGGGKVKEGAEESSSPLDRKCVNNHTD; encoded by the exons ATGATGGAGACGAGGGAGTTGACCGTTGTAGCTGGCAGCTTCGTGAGTTTCCAGCTGCTCTTCTCAGTGGTCAGCCCGCTGCTGTCGTCCGCCATCGCCCCGGGTTATGGACGGCTGCCTCACACCAAACTGACAGAGTGGAACTCCAG GTTGGTGTCGACCGTGCACGCTCTGGTTGTGGGTCTGCTCTGTTTGTACATCCTGTGGTTCGATGACGACGTCAACGCCAACCCCGTCTg GGGCGAACCCGGGCTCGTCAAACTCAACGTGGCCATAACATGTGGTTACCTCCTCTACG ACCTCGTGCTGCTCGCCTGTAACTGGCGCACTATGGGGGACAAGTTTTTCGTCTGTCACCACTTGGCGGCGCTCTACGCATATGGATATGTGCTG tctCGTGGCGTGCTTCCTTACTTTGCAAACTTTCGTCTTCTCTCAGAGTTGTCGACACCGTTTGTGAACCAAAG GTGGTTCTTTGAGGCGTTAAAGTTCCCCCGGGGACACTTGATGGTGGTGTCGAACGGCGTTGCCATGGCGGTGGTGTTCTTCCTGGTACGCATCGCCGTCATGCCGTCCTACTGGTTCAGTGTGTTCGCCACCTTCGGCACGGAGGAGTTTGACCGGCTGGGTCTGGGCGCCCAGGTGGCCTGGATCACGTCCTGCATCGCCCTGGACATCCTGAACACTATCTGGATGTACAAGATCACCAAGGGCTGCTACAAGGTCCTGATGAGGAGaattggaggaggaggagggaaggtgaaggaaggagcagaggagtcGTCTTCCCCTCTCGACAGGAAGTGCGTCAACAACCACACGGACTAA